The proteins below are encoded in one region of Phaeodactylum tricornutum CCAP 1055/1 chromosome 3, complete sequence:
- a CDS encoding predicted protein gives MQRFFLALLAFLALTAAESDVKITTKVFFDVEIEGAPDSGGRIVMGLFGDVVPKTVENFRSLCTGEKGVGKAGKPLHFKGSIFHRIIPNFMIQGGDFTQGNGRGGESIYGEKFADENFELKHEGPLYLSMANAGPNTNGSQFFITTVKTSWLDGRHVVFGKVLEGEDVVKAVEAQGTNSGQPKAKVTLVDSGEV, from the exons ATGCAGCGCTTCTTCTTAGCTCTTCTTGCTTTCCTGGCCTTGACGGCTGCTGAAAG CGACGTGAAAATCACTACCAAGGTATTTTTTGATGTGGAAATTGAGGGAGCCCCGGACAGTGGCGGTCGCATTGTCATGGGGTTATTCGGCGACGTGGTCCCCAAGACCGTCGAAAACTTTCGTTCCCTTTGTACGGGTGAAAAGGGTGTGGGTAAGGCCGGCAAGCCCCTGCACTTTAAGGGGTCTATCTTTCACCGCATTAT TCCCAACTTTATGATCCAAGGAGGAG ACTTTACCCAGGGCAATGGACGAGGTGGAG AATCCATCTATGGCGAAAAGTTTGCCGACGAAAACTTTGAACTCAAGCACGAGGGACCACTCTACCTCAGCATGGCCAACG CCGGGCCCAACACGAACGGATCGCAATTTTTCATTACGACTGTCAAGACGTCGTGGTTGGACGGTCGCCACGTGGTGTTTGGCAAG GTTTTGGAAGGAGAAGACGTAGTCAAGGCCGTCGAAGCCCAGGGCACGAACTCAGGGCAGCCCAAGGCCAAGGTTACCTTGGTTGATTCTGGTGAAGTTTAA